Proteins found in one Deinococcus radiopugnans ATCC 19172 genomic segment:
- a CDS encoding PP2C family protein-serine/threonine phosphatase, producing MQAAGAPNWSFGLLTDVGRQRQGGVNQDAALALDLPHGGLFAVADGMGGHAAGELAATLALDALSQHYLARRTPPPIRLAEAVQDANVAVLRHAVGEYVGMGTTLIAALIDRGALLIAHVGDSRAYLLRGGELFRLTEDHSWVSEQVRLGHLTEEEAREHQWRSVVSNALGGEERVRLELFGLRLRAGDRVMLCSDGLSSVVKDTDLLKLLVRPLAPDATARLLVDAANDAGGPDNITVLVIDVRQDLKLPIYDLPPAHHGGPDYVDVLLGTQRGPGAWGSSGASVHLPAVPHRHPDG from the coding sequence ATGCAGGCTGCGGGAGCGCCGAATTGGTCATTTGGCCTGCTGACGGACGTGGGTCGTCAGCGGCAGGGTGGGGTGAATCAGGACGCCGCGCTGGCGCTCGATCTGCCCCACGGCGGCCTGTTCGCGGTGGCCGACGGCATGGGAGGCCACGCGGCGGGCGAACTGGCCGCCACCCTGGCCCTGGACGCCCTGAGCCAGCACTACCTGGCCCGCCGCACCCCGCCGCCCATACGGCTGGCCGAGGCCGTGCAGGACGCCAACGTCGCGGTGCTGCGGCACGCGGTCGGCGAGTACGTGGGCATGGGGACCACCCTGATCGCCGCACTGATCGACCGGGGCGCGCTGCTGATCGCGCACGTGGGCGACTCGCGCGCCTACCTGCTGCGCGGCGGCGAACTGTTCCGCCTGACCGAGGACCATTCCTGGGTCAGCGAGCAGGTCCGCCTCGGCCACCTGACCGAGGAAGAGGCCAGGGAACACCAGTGGCGCAGCGTGGTCAGCAACGCGCTGGGCGGCGAGGAACGCGTGCGGCTGGAACTGTTCGGCCTGCGCCTGAGGGCCGGTGACCGGGTGATGCTGTGCAGCGACGGGCTGAGCAGCGTGGTCAAGGACACGGACCTGTTGAAGCTGCTGGTCCGGCCCCTGGCCCCAGACGCCACCGCCCGCCTGCTGGTCGACGCTGCCAACGACGCGGGTGGCCCGGACAACATCACCGTGCTGGTGATCGACGTCCGGCAGGACCTGAAACTTCCCATCTACGACCTGCCCCCCGCCCACCACGGGGGGCCGGATTACGTGGACGTGCTGCTCGGCACGCAGCGCGGCCCTGGCGCCTGGGGATCGTCCGGCGCCAGCGTCCACCTTCCAGCCGTCCCCCACCGGCATCCCGACGGATGA
- a CDS encoding RidA family protein translates to MKDMVQTADAPAAIGPYSQAIVFGNLVVTSGQIPLTPDGQLVGGGIAEQTEQVMQNLRAVLRAAGTDMDRVVKTTVFLADMNEFADMNTVYERHFPAPAPARSTVQVARLPRDVRVEIEVLAELH, encoded by the coding sequence ATGAAAGACATGGTGCAGACCGCCGACGCCCCCGCCGCCATCGGCCCCTACAGCCAGGCCATCGTGTTTGGCAATCTGGTGGTGACCAGCGGCCAGATTCCGCTGACGCCGGACGGCCAGCTGGTGGGGGGCGGCATCGCCGAACAGACCGAACAGGTCATGCAGAACCTGCGCGCCGTGTTGCGGGCGGCAGGCACCGACATGGACCGCGTGGTCAAGACCACCGTATTCCTGGCCGACATGAACGAGTTTGCCGACATGAACACCGTCTACGAGCGTCATTTCCCGGCCCCGGCCCCAGCCCGCAGCACCGTGCAGGTGGCCCGCCTGCCCCGCGACGTGCGGGTGGAGATTGAGGTGCTGGCCGAGCTGCACTGA
- a CDS encoding PSP1 domain-containing protein, whose translation MVVLPVRFERSPRLHPMLSEDTFPVGTRVVVQGKRGPEVATVRGEPGQAKNNERYGAVLRAATPEDLERWDKLHRTGEDLKWLLRARARERGLAVKLVAVEFTLDESLVTVSYSADERIELTGLIGEVREHTSARVNFAAIGPREQAQMIGALGACGRENCSSHHLQDFAPVSIRMARDQQLPLNPEKLSGPCGRLLCCLQFEHTQYQDLLRDLPRKNAKVCHTGTGACGKVTKLHPLAGTVDVYSDQGMLLNVPAGELRRASDSDGKGPAGKRGADAPD comes from the coding sequence ATGGTTGTCCTTCCCGTCCGCTTCGAGCGCAGCCCCCGCCTCCACCCCATGCTCAGCGAGGACACGTTCCCCGTGGGCACGCGGGTGGTCGTGCAGGGCAAGCGCGGGCCGGAAGTGGCCACCGTGCGCGGCGAGCCGGGGCAGGCGAAGAACAATGAGCGCTACGGCGCGGTGCTGCGGGCGGCCACGCCGGAGGACCTGGAACGCTGGGACAAGTTACACCGCACCGGCGAGGACCTGAAGTGGCTGCTGCGGGCGCGGGCGCGTGAGCGTGGGCTGGCGGTCAAGCTGGTGGCGGTGGAATTCACGCTGGACGAGAGTCTGGTCACGGTGAGTTACAGCGCCGACGAGCGCATCGAACTGACCGGCCTGATCGGCGAGGTGCGCGAACACACCAGCGCCCGCGTGAACTTTGCGGCCATCGGCCCGCGCGAGCAGGCGCAGATGATCGGCGCGCTGGGCGCGTGCGGGCGCGAGAACTGTTCCAGCCATCACCTGCAGGACTTCGCCCCGGTCAGCATCCGCATGGCGCGGGACCAGCAGCTGCCGCTGAACCCGGAAAAGCTGTCGGGGCCGTGTGGCCGGCTGCTGTGCTGCCTGCAGTTCGAGCACACCCAGTACCAGGACCTGCTGCGCGATCTGCCGCGCAAGAATGCCAAGGTCTGCCACACCGGCACGGGCGCGTGCGGCAAGGTCACCAAACTGCACCCGCTGGCCGGGACCGTGGACGTGTACAGCGACCAGGGCATGCTGCTGAACGTGCCGGCGGGCGAACTGCGCCGCGCCTCCGACAGCGACGGCAAGGGACCGGCAGGCAAACGCGGCGCCGACGCCCCGGACTGA
- a CDS encoding M3 family oligoendopeptidase encodes MTAPLDRVESKLQISEGAANWEAYCPRYEALLGAELTAAAVPAWLRRWSALDAELGEAGAKLSTHADLHTDDEAAQGRYQAFVAGVMPQAARTGQALTEKLLAVPDYAPAPDFALNFRRFRDAAALFREANVDLEVTHEQHKNRHSVITGNQKVTLNGQTLTIPQARQHLDSPDRKAREDAWWALTVSNMEVAPELDAVMLDLIHTRQRLARNADEANYRDFRWKQLDRVDYTPADCRAFHEAVREEAVPLAGEIVRGVAQALGLGSVRPWDYNRNTLLDPSGREPLRPFTTGEELQAVAQTAFAGVDADLAARFGQMREGGLLDLESRPGKMTHAYCQYFPVNNEPFVLMNVVGSAEDLRVLFHEVGHAFHGFYSGDAQPLLWNRWSPIEFVEIPSMAMEFLTLDHLGHVFDDEELTRYRRNQLQGVVTFLPWAAQMDAFQHWLYAEAPEDVGIAELDARWLELDKTFHPFIDWDGLDEGVRAKGWQYYHIFQVPFYYIEYAMCYLAAVALWRGARNDAAGALERYKAALRLGNAAGVPELYRAAGVEFRFDREYIRGLMEFLKEQLK; translated from the coding sequence ATGACTGCACCACTGGACCGGGTTGAGAGCAAGCTGCAGATTTCCGAAGGCGCCGCGAACTGGGAAGCGTACTGCCCGCGCTATGAGGCGCTGCTGGGCGCCGAACTGACGGCGGCGGCCGTGCCAGCGTGGCTGCGGCGCTGGAGCGCCCTGGACGCCGAACTGGGCGAGGCCGGGGCCAAGCTGTCCACCCACGCGGACCTGCACACCGACGACGAGGCGGCGCAGGGGCGCTACCAGGCCTTCGTGGCCGGGGTGATGCCCCAGGCGGCCCGCACCGGGCAGGCGCTGACCGAGAAGCTGCTGGCGGTGCCGGACTACGCGCCCGCGCCGGATTTCGCCCTGAATTTCCGCCGCTTCCGTGACGCTGCCGCGCTGTTCCGCGAGGCCAATGTGGATCTGGAAGTCACGCACGAACAGCACAAGAACCGCCACTCGGTGATCACCGGCAACCAGAAGGTCACCCTGAACGGCCAGACCCTGACCATTCCCCAGGCCAGGCAGCACCTCGACAGCCCGGACCGCAAGGCGCGCGAGGACGCGTGGTGGGCGCTGACCGTCAGCAACATGGAGGTGGCCCCCGAGCTGGACGCGGTGATGCTGGACCTGATTCATACCCGGCAGCGGCTGGCCCGCAACGCCGACGAGGCCAACTACCGCGATTTCCGCTGGAAGCAGCTGGACCGCGTGGACTACACTCCCGCCGACTGCCGCGCCTTTCACGAGGCGGTGCGCGAGGAAGCCGTGCCGCTGGCGGGCGAGATCGTGCGCGGCGTCGCGCAGGCGCTGGGACTGGGCAGCGTGCGCCCCTGGGATTACAACCGCAACACCCTGCTGGACCCGTCGGGCCGGGAGCCGCTGCGGCCGTTCACGACGGGCGAGGAATTGCAGGCCGTGGCGCAGACCGCCTTCGCGGGTGTGGACGCCGACTTGGCCGCCCGCTTCGGGCAGATGCGCGAGGGCGGGCTGCTGGACCTGGAATCGCGCCCTGGCAAGATGACGCACGCCTACTGCCAGTACTTCCCGGTCAACAACGAGCCCTTCGTGCTGATGAACGTGGTGGGCAGCGCCGAGGACCTGCGGGTGCTGTTTCACGAGGTGGGCCACGCCTTCCACGGCTTTTACAGCGGCGACGCCCAGCCGCTGCTGTGGAACCGCTGGAGTCCCATCGAGTTCGTGGAAATTCCCAGCATGGCGATGGAATTCCTGACCCTGGACCACTTGGGCCACGTGTTTGACGACGAGGAGCTGACCCGCTACCGCCGCAACCAGTTGCAGGGCGTGGTGACCTTCCTGCCGTGGGCCGCGCAGATGGACGCCTTTCAACACTGGCTGTACGCCGAGGCGCCGGAGGACGTGGGCATCGCCGAACTGGACGCCCGATGGCTGGAACTGGACAAGACCTTTCATCCGTTTATCGACTGGGACGGCCTCGACGAGGGCGTGCGGGCCAAGGGCTGGCAGTACTACCACATTTTTCAGGTGCCGTTCTATTACATCGAGTACGCCATGTGCTATCTGGCGGCGGTGGCCCTCTGGCGCGGGGCCAGGAACGACGCGGCGGGGGCGCTGGAGCGCTACAAGGCGGCGCTGCGCCTGGGCAACGCGGCGGGCGTGCCGGAGCTGTACCGCGCAGCGGGCGTGGAGTTCCGCTTTGACCGCGAGTACATCCGGGGATTGATGGAGTTTCTCAAAGAGCAACTGAAGTAG
- a CDS encoding vWA domain-containing protein — protein MQSATLLTLALGLSLTVPGPAAAQATPPKPPSAPPPAACTLPAGPLPALTRAVFVLDTSGSMRGIGDGQADIFGQVRTELNRYVRVTRPDRVELLTFDAGLRTRRGFDRPAGTAQWNTALQGLRADGNNTYLYRSLRAALEPLTGGTQYVTTVFVLTDGIDNDTARSFTAAQALAAFRERGPFDRLHYVALGTGIPAEARQALAASTYADGLTVPLGQVPRLDGPGLGSGLLRVEDAAALRVPLADGTRVTLATPDARTLRLAEDVVAGGQVRLQQTGRVPYGAAAVLCAPRTTAPGRVAPRPQRLLLRLNLQSPVTLLNPGADRALARGEDTVLRYRATPGVAVGGLTLGALPAGLVAVVSHLPGARDFSVRLTNRSLNPGQTVTPLLRLPGAGEIRLPAVQGRAGGRTPYAAAAVKAAPKASGPTPTPRPTPPQQGPAGRWRDAPAWLWALVLLVLAGGVFVWARARQGRSAGAGGGWRPLRRSAAGASTRPRPALRPAPIPRDEPPAVEGIEYGAGRVLSLVAAGGEVTPVPIPLGGPFDLGQLARVPHLSGLRAEQHRDGLRILRVPADLEVSQGARLVEAGDVVRPGALLGVAVGRAGRAPHPPLGTLAGLGLPLTLRHESLRHDAANVRAAGPYGQHTVTLPAGQSDLGTAFGAPALGGLKVTLSGPNVLLVEVPRGLRLRRSGETAPLQPGSYLPDLTLVDLPDEP, from the coding sequence ATGCAGTCCGCCACCCTCCTCACCCTCGCGCTGGGTCTCAGCCTGACCGTCCCCGGCCCGGCGGCCGCTCAGGCGACGCCGCCGAAGCCCCCCTCTGCCCCGCCGCCCGCCGCCTGCACCCTGCCCGCCGGGCCACTGCCGGCGCTCACGCGGGCGGTCTTCGTGCTGGACACCAGCGGCAGCATGCGCGGCATCGGCGACGGTCAGGCCGACATCTTCGGGCAGGTGCGAACCGAACTGAATCGCTACGTGCGGGTCACGCGGCCTGACCGGGTGGAGCTGCTGACCTTCGACGCCGGGCTGAGGACGCGCCGCGGCTTTGACCGTCCCGCAGGAACGGCGCAGTGGAACACCGCCCTTCAGGGCCTGCGGGCCGACGGCAACAACACCTACCTGTACCGCAGCCTGCGCGCCGCTCTTGAGCCCCTGACCGGGGGCACGCAGTACGTGACCACCGTGTTCGTGCTGACCGACGGCATCGACAACGACACGGCGCGCTCCTTCACGGCGGCCCAGGCGCTGGCGGCCTTCAGGGAGCGCGGCCCCTTTGACCGGCTGCATTACGTGGCGCTGGGCACCGGGATTCCCGCCGAGGCCCGCCAGGCGCTAGCCGCCAGCACCTACGCTGACGGCCTGACCGTGCCGCTGGGTCAGGTGCCGCGGCTGGACGGCCCCGGCCTGGGCAGCGGCCTGTTGCGCGTGGAGGACGCGGCGGCGCTGCGCGTGCCGCTGGCCGACGGCACGCGGGTGACGCTGGCCACCCCGGACGCCCGCACGCTGCGGCTGGCCGAGGACGTGGTGGCCGGCGGTCAGGTGCGGCTGCAGCAGACTGGCCGGGTGCCCTACGGCGCGGCGGCGGTGCTGTGTGCGCCGCGCACGACGGCGCCCGGCCGCGTGGCCCCCCGGCCCCAGCGCCTGCTGCTGCGCCTGAACCTGCAGTCGCCCGTGACCCTGCTGAACCCCGGCGCGGACCGGGCGCTGGCCCGGGGCGAGGACACCGTGCTGCGCTACCGGGCCACGCCCGGCGTGGCGGTAGGCGGCCTGACGCTGGGCGCCCTGCCAGCGGGCCTCGTAGCGGTGGTGTCTCATCTGCCCGGCGCGCGGGACTTCTCGGTCCGGTTGACCAACCGCTCGCTGAATCCAGGGCAGACGGTCACGCCGCTGCTGCGTCTGCCCGGCGCTGGGGAAATCCGGTTGCCTGCCGTTCAGGGCCGCGCGGGAGGCCGCACCCCCTACGCCGCCGCCGCTGTCAAGGCCGCGCCGAAAGCATCCGGCCCCACGCCCACGCCGCGGCCAACGCCGCCCCAGCAGGGGCCTGCCGGGCGCTGGAGGGACGCTCCAGCGTGGCTGTGGGCGCTGGTGTTGCTGGTCCTGGCCGGCGGCGTGTTCGTCTGGGCGCGGGCGCGGCAGGGCCGGTCTGCGGGGGCTGGCGGGGGGTGGCGGCCTCTGCGCCGGTCCGCGGCAGGGGCCAGCACGCGCCCGAGACCTGCCCTGAGACCCGCCCCGATTCCGCGTGACGAGCCGCCGGCTGTGGAGGGAATCGAGTACGGTGCGGGCCGCGTCCTGTCGCTGGTGGCGGCGGGCGGCGAGGTGACTCCTGTGCCGATCCCGCTGGGCGGTCCCTTCGATCTGGGGCAACTGGCGCGCGTGCCGCACCTGAGCGGCCTGCGCGCCGAGCAGCACCGCGACGGCCTCAGGATCCTGCGGGTGCCGGCCGATCTGGAAGTGAGCCAGGGCGCGCGGCTGGTGGAGGCCGGGGACGTGGTGCGCCCCGGCGCCCTGCTGGGCGTCGCTGTAGGCCGCGCGGGCCGCGCCCCGCACCCTCCGCTGGGCACCCTGGCCGGGCTGGGACTGCCCCTGACCCTGCGCCACGAGTCCCTGCGCCACGACGCCGCCAACGTGCGGGCCGCCGGCCCCTACGGCCAGCACACCGTGACCCTGCCCGCAGGCCAGAGCGATCTGGGCACCGCTTTCGGCGCGCCGGCGCTGGGCGGGCTGAAGGTGACCCTCAGCGGTCCCAACGTCCTGCTGGTGGAGGTGCCGCGGGGCCTGCGCCTGCGCCGCAGCGGCGAGACGGCCCCGCTGCAGCCGGGCAGCTACCTGCCGGACCTGACCCTGGTGGACCTGCCCGACGAGCCCTGA
- a CDS encoding LysM peptidoglycan-binding domain-containing protein has protein sequence MSSRYLFLIFLLLIGPAHAASGTVTVRSGDTLYKIATRAGLSVAQLKASNSLKSDTIRPGQVLKLSRVAALPAAPAHATAAAPAAVTYTVQRGDFLSKIAAKYGVSVGALQAANNINGTLISPGQRLKIPARGAAPAPRPTTEVRTLYTYIHVNAGDTAASIARKYRVSVDKLRRLNGLSSYKYIVPGRKVLVPSHIPVPIPPRPQGRAASHKQLRPLNIPVQIVNVDLRYRDVLIAPVLPGGGLRFGSGARISQLARSSGAQAIINGSYFHPHSYAPAGDIVMQGRMLTWGRIPQALAITPDNRAAIRPSTTGLLRVPLDSAWQGMETVIATGPRILMGGRVQFQYSSAFRDPALFGRAARSAIGLVSNRDLVMVSTKSRLTTTEMAKVMARLGVRDALLLDGGSSTGLAWNGKPVLDSVRKVSYGIGVFTEYTGRRYIR, from the coding sequence ATGTCGTCCCGTTATCTTTTCTTAATCTTTTTGCTGCTGATCGGCCCGGCCCACGCGGCTTCCGGCACGGTCACGGTGCGTTCCGGCGACACGCTGTACAAAATTGCCACGCGTGCGGGCCTGAGCGTGGCGCAGCTCAAGGCCTCCAACAGCCTGAAGAGTGACACCATCCGGCCAGGGCAGGTTCTGAAGTTGAGCCGGGTGGCGGCCCTTCCCGCCGCGCCCGCCCACGCGACGGCTGCGGCCCCCGCCGCCGTGACCTACACCGTCCAGCGCGGTGACTTTCTGAGCAAGATCGCCGCAAAATACGGCGTCAGCGTGGGCGCATTGCAAGCAGCCAATAACATCAACGGTACACTGATCTCGCCGGGACAGCGCCTGAAGATCCCGGCGCGCGGCGCGGCCCCCGCTCCTCGCCCCACCACCGAGGTGCGGACGCTGTACACCTACATCCATGTGAATGCCGGGGACACGGCGGCCAGCATCGCCCGCAAGTACCGCGTCAGCGTGGACAAGCTGCGCCGACTGAACGGTCTGAGCAGCTACAAATACATCGTGCCGGGGCGCAAGGTGCTGGTGCCGTCGCACATCCCGGTGCCGATTCCGCCCAGACCGCAGGGCCGCGCGGCCAGCCACAAGCAACTGCGTCCGCTGAATATTCCGGTGCAGATCGTCAACGTGGACCTGCGCTACCGCGACGTGCTGATCGCGCCCGTGCTGCCCGGCGGCGGCCTGCGCTTCGGCTCTGGCGCGCGGATCAGCCAGCTGGCCCGGTCCAGCGGCGCGCAGGCGATCATCAACGGCTCGTATTTTCATCCGCACAGTTACGCCCCGGCCGGGGACATCGTGATGCAGGGCCGCATGCTGACCTGGGGCCGTATTCCGCAGGCGCTGGCGATCACCCCTGACAACCGCGCCGCCATCCGCCCCAGCACCACCGGGCTGCTGCGCGTGCCGCTGGACAGCGCGTGGCAGGGCATGGAAACCGTGATCGCCACCGGGCCGCGCATTCTGATGGGGGGCCGGGTACAGTTCCAGTACAGCAGCGCCTTCCGCGATCCGGCGCTTTTTGGCCGCGCCGCCCGCAGCGCCATCGGACTGGTCAGCAACCGCGACCTGGTGATGGTCAGCACCAAGTCGCGCCTGACCACCACCGAGATGGCCAAGGTGATGGCCCGCCTGGGCGTCCGGGACGCCCTGCTGCTGGACGGCGGCAGCTCCACCGGCCTGGCCTGGAACGGCAAGCCCGTGCTGGACAGCGTCCGCAAGGTCAGCTACGGCATCGGCGTGTTCACCGAATACACCGGGCGGCGTTACATCCGCTGA
- the rbfA gene encoding 30S ribosome-binding factor RbfA, whose translation MKPEQVQSQITRVLSEAISGLRDPRVPLIVTVERVTLTPDFSLARVYISALGADMPDLLEALDHARGHLQRQVAQQVRLRRTPTLEFRAAEDNRL comes from the coding sequence ATGAAGCCCGAACAGGTGCAGTCCCAGATCACCCGCGTCCTCAGCGAGGCCATTTCAGGCCTGCGTGACCCGCGTGTGCCGCTGATCGTGACCGTCGAGCGCGTGACCCTGACCCCCGATTTCAGCCTGGCGCGGGTGTATATCAGCGCGCTGGGGGCCGACATGCCCGACCTGCTCGAAGCCCTGGACCACGCCCGAGGCCACCTGCAACGGCAGGTCGCGCAGCAGGTGCGCCTGCGCCGCACACCCACGCTGGAATTCCGCGCCGCCGAGGACAACCGGTTGTGA
- a CDS encoding acyl-CoA thioesterase: MAVHTSIRVRYAETDMMGVVHHATYPVWFEVGRTDLMRALGLPYTEIEARGYYLMLSGLNVEYRRAARYDDDLTVTTRISALRSRTVTFTYEVRRGEELVATGETRHIATDKAYRPARMPDDVIAALGG; the protein is encoded by the coding sequence GTGGCCGTGCACACCAGCATCCGCGTGCGCTACGCCGAGACCGACATGATGGGCGTCGTCCACCACGCCACCTACCCGGTGTGGTTCGAGGTGGGCCGCACGGACCTGATGCGCGCCCTCGGCCTGCCCTACACCGAGATCGAGGCGCGCGGCTATTACCTGATGCTCTCGGGCCTGAATGTGGAGTACCGCCGCGCCGCCCGCTACGACGACGACCTGACCGTGACCACCCGGATCTCGGCCCTTCGCAGCCGCACCGTGACCTTTACCTACGAGGTTCGGCGCGGCGAGGAACTGGTGGCGACCGGCGAGACCCGCCACATCGCCACCGACAAGGCCTACCGCCCGGCCCGCATGCCAGATGATGTGATCGCGGCGCTGGGCGGCTGA
- a CDS encoding PIG-L deacetylase family protein, which produces MRIMAVFAHPDDEIGCAGTLAKHAARGDEIMLVWTTLGELASQFGDTSHEEVTRIRREHGAWVADKIGAQYHFFDMGDSRMTGGRDEALQLAKLYATFRPNAVITWSDDHPHPDHRMTAKIAFDAITLARIPKIVGERGGGQAMPPAPDLSGDDAVGSVDVKSGEDVRRLSAWRDPIRFYQYYAPASPYPEVFVDISDTLETAAAIASYYRDFYKWQWTDELFREGRAGAGRLAGVRYAERFNLRASHLRARDYLD; this is translated from the coding sequence ATGCGAATCATGGCTGTGTTTGCCCACCCCGACGACGAGATCGGTTGCGCCGGAACGCTGGCGAAGCACGCGGCGCGCGGCGACGAGATCATGCTGGTCTGGACGACGCTGGGTGAACTCGCCAGCCAGTTCGGCGACACCTCGCACGAGGAGGTCACCCGCATCCGGCGCGAGCACGGCGCGTGGGTGGCCGACAAGATTGGCGCCCAGTACCACTTCTTCGACATGGGCGACAGCCGCATGACCGGAGGCCGTGACGAGGCCCTGCAACTCGCCAAACTGTACGCCACGTTCCGCCCCAACGCCGTGATCACCTGGAGCGACGATCACCCGCACCCCGATCACCGCATGACCGCCAAGATCGCCTTCGACGCCATCACGCTGGCGCGCATTCCCAAGATCGTGGGCGAGCGGGGCGGCGGTCAGGCCATGCCCCCGGCCCCTGATCTGAGCGGCGACGACGCGGTGGGCAGTGTTGATGTGAAGAGTGGCGAGGACGTGCGTCGCCTCTCGGCGTGGCGCGATCCGATCCGCTTCTACCAGTACTACGCCCCGGCCAGCCCCTACCCCGAGGTCTTCGTGGACATCTCGGACACGCTGGAGACCGCCGCCGCCATCGCCTCGTATTACCGCGACTTCTACAAGTGGCAGTGGACCGACGAGCTGTTCCGCGAGGGCCGGGCAGGCGCGGGCCGTCTGGCCGGGGTCAGGTACGCCGAACGCTTCAACCTGCGCGCCAGCCACCTGCGGGCGCGCGACTATCTGGACTGA
- a CDS encoding DUF4870 domain-containing protein encodes MSRTALAIPEADRTPAVLTHLSPLAGFLLPTLGNVLGPLVAWLALRDRSPALDQQGKEALNFQLSMWVYGVVIGVLAFILFSLGLIGGALGAAAGAQDLGAFAFLGTFAAFFVFFVPLLLLLSLIPFIFMIVAVVRVSSGQPYHYPLSIRFVR; translated from the coding sequence ATGAGCCGCACAGCCCTCGCCATTCCCGAAGCCGACCGCACCCCGGCGGTGCTCACGCACCTGTCGCCGCTGGCGGGCTTTCTGCTGCCCACGCTGGGCAACGTGCTGGGGCCGCTGGTGGCGTGGCTGGCCCTGCGCGACCGCAGCCCCGCGCTGGATCAGCAGGGCAAGGAGGCGCTGAACTTCCAGCTGAGCATGTGGGTCTACGGCGTCGTGATCGGCGTGCTGGCCTTCATCCTGTTCAGCCTGGGGCTGATCGGCGGGGCGCTGGGCGCGGCGGCCGGCGCGCAGGATCTGGGGGCCTTCGCCTTCCTGGGCACCTTCGCGGCCTTTTTCGTGTTCTTCGTGCCGCTGCTGCTGCTGCTGAGCCTCATCCCGTTCATTTTCATGATCGTGGCGGTGGTGCGGGTCAGCTCCGGGCAGCCGTACCACTACCCGCTGAGCATCCGCTTCGTGCGCTGA
- the rnhA gene encoding ribonuclease HI, with product MTRPRSSFPKTAARKAQDKARDLLPLQAGIQPQTPVAGNVVELFSDGACDTTAGHGGWACILRAGEHELVLSGHEADTTNNRMELRGLLEGLQSLKRPCQVRVITDSQYLRKAFTDGWILNWQRNGWKTASREPVKNQDLWEALIEQARTHALTFVWVKGHAGHGENERVDELAVQERKKLRAR from the coding sequence GTGACGCGCCCCCGCTCCTCTTTTCCCAAAACTGCCGCCCGCAAGGCGCAGGACAAGGCGCGCGATCTGCTGCCGCTACAAGCTGGCATTCAGCCTCAGACGCCGGTGGCGGGCAACGTGGTGGAACTGTTCAGCGACGGTGCCTGCGACACGACGGCCGGGCACGGCGGCTGGGCCTGCATCCTGCGCGCCGGCGAACATGAGCTGGTGTTGTCGGGCCACGAGGCGGACACCACCAACAACCGCATGGAGTTGCGCGGCCTGCTGGAAGGCCTGCAGAGCCTCAAGCGCCCGTGTCAGGTGCGCGTGATCACCGACAGCCAGTACCTGCGCAAGGCGTTTACCGACGGCTGGATTCTGAACTGGCAGCGCAACGGCTGGAAAACCGCCAGCCGGGAACCGGTGAAAAATCAGGACTTGTGGGAGGCGCTGATTGAGCAGGCCCGAACCCACGCCCTGACCTTCGTGTGGGTCAAGGGTCACGCCGGGCACGGGGAGAACGAGCGGGTGGACGAACTGGCCGTGCAGGAGCGCAAGAAACTGCGGGCCAGATGA
- the yqeK gene encoding bis(5'-nucleosyl)-tetraphosphatase (symmetrical) YqeK produces the protein MGMDGAAWLAALQRDFPPSGTLAADVDALFAAHGREVTREHVPRVAHEALGLAQRFGVDPLAAQTAALLHDVGGIVSGARMPALCGGLGVPIVPEERQVPMLLHAKLSVVLARELYGVTDTGVLQAVRFHTTLHARPTPLDRVVFLADKLEWDQGGVPPYHADLLNALEDGLEAGTRWFLGWMASPQARLLIPHPDLRAAWAAFGISAPA, from the coding sequence ATGGGAATGGACGGCGCGGCGTGGCTGGCCGCCCTGCAACGCGACTTTCCTCCCTCTGGCACTCTGGCCGCCGACGTGGACGCCCTGTTCGCCGCACATGGCCGGGAGGTGACGCGCGAGCACGTGCCGCGGGTGGCCCACGAGGCGCTGGGGCTGGCGCAGCGCTTCGGGGTCGATCCGCTGGCCGCCCAGACGGCGGCCCTCCTGCACGACGTGGGCGGCATCGTCTCCGGCGCCCGGATGCCCGCCCTGTGCGGGGGCCTGGGGGTGCCCATCGTGCCCGAGGAACGTCAGGTGCCTATGCTGCTGCACGCCAAACTGAGCGTGGTGCTGGCCCGCGAGCTGTACGGCGTCACCGACACGGGCGTGTTGCAGGCCGTCCGCTTTCACACCACCCTGCATGCCCGGCCTACGCCGCTGGATAGGGTGGTATTCCTGGCCGACAAGCTGGAATGGGATCAGGGCGGCGTCCCCCCCTACCACGCCGATCTGCTGAACGCGCTGGAAGACGGCCTGGAGGCGGGCACGCGCTGGTTCCTGGGCTGGATGGCGTCGCCACAGGCCCGGCTGCTGATTCCCCATCCCGATCTGCGGGCCGCCTGGGCCGCTTTCGGCATCAGCGCTCCAGCGTAA